The genomic DNA ACCAGCTGACCGACTTGCCGGACCGGCTCGTCATCATCGGTCAGGACTATATCACGATTGAAGCAGCAATGAGTTTTCAGGCACTCGGCACACAAGTCACATTGATCGCCGACGCGTTTCAGCTCGATCCGAGCCTCGACAAAGAACTGCGGCGGCTCTTTAAAAAACAAAAAATCCGACTCGTAACGGGCATCGTGACCGCCATCGAGACAACGGATGAAGTGACGGTCACCGTCGTCAAAGAAGGACAGGAAACGACCTGGACCGCTCCATTTTTATTCCACTCGTTACCACGGATTCCAAACACACTGGAGTTGGGTCTCGAACGCATCGGTGTGACGATGGCAGAAGACGGCACGATTCCTGTCGATCCGTTCGGGCAAACGAGCCGGCCCCATATTTATGCGCTTGGTGACGTTACACCCGGTCCGCCACTGGCAATCCGGGCCATTCATGAAGCCAAACGAACCGCCGAACAGTTGGCAGGACAATCCCCTGATCCGACGATGCCCTATTATCCAACGGTCATCCGCTCCCTTCCACCGATCGTCTCGATCGGATTGACGGAGCAAGCGGCGACGGATGCCGGTTATGCCGTCCGGGTTGGTCAATTCGCCTTAAACGCCAATGGTGCAACGACGATTGAAGCCGGCAGTGGATTTGTCAAAGTCGTCACGGATGCCACGACGAGTCTGTTATTAGGTGTTCATATGATTGGCGAAGGATCGATTGAACTCGCCGGCACCTTTGCCCAAGCGCTTGAAATGGCGGCCAAGGAAGAAGATATCCGTTTCCCGGTCATGCCGCATCCGAGCCGGAATGAAGCCTGGACGGAAGCCATCGAATCTTTGGTTGGACAAGC from Exiguobacterium sibiricum 7-3 includes the following:
- a CDS encoding dihydrolipoyl dehydrogenase family protein; the encoded protein is MVVGELTQERDLLILGGGPAGYTAAIRASQLGRKVTLIEQAQLGGLCLNKGCIPSKVVAHAAEVKQQMNHLTALGFSIEPTHDFNQLVKYRDGIVHQLRAGVEALCQANAIEYIQGTASFLADDRIGVEQGHQFDTYRFNDVVIATGSHSLQQTSPLILNAEQLYQLTDLPDRLVIIGQDYITIEAAMSFQALGTQVTLIADAFQLDPSLDKELRRLFKKQKIRLVTGIVTAIETTDEVTVTVVKEGQETTWTAPFLFHSLPRIPNTLELGLERIGVTMAEDGTIPVDPFGQTSRPHIYALGDVTPGPPLAIRAIHEAKRTAEQLAGQSPDPTMPYYPTVIRSLPPIVSIGLTEQAATDAGYAVRVGQFALNANGATTIEAGSGFVKVVTDATTSLLLGVHMIGEGSIELAGTFAQALEMAAKEEDIRFPVMPHPSRNEAWTEAIESLVGQAIHLSPRQQAILTKS